A DNA window from Mycolicibacter hiberniae contains the following coding sequences:
- a CDS encoding GNAT family N-acetyltransferase encodes MEIFAGCSADQLVPLVAALRALEAPAGAELMRQGEQALSFLLISSGSAEVRHVGDDGAVVVNEVTAGMVVGEIALLRQGLRTATVTTVTPLTGWIGDEDAFHEMVHVPDVLGRLVRIARQRLAAYIDAVPMRDRKGAELLLRPVLPGDSARTVGGHVTFSGETLYRRFQTTRTPSPALMHYLFEVDYVDHFVWVVTEPDGSIVGDGRFVRDPENPTVAEVAFIVGDIYQGRGIGTYLMGAVSVIARFEGVEKFTARVLSENASMRAILDRLGAYWQRDDPGVVTTVLDVPGPDRLPFDRATAERIKEVGRQAIQAVG; translated from the coding sequence ATGGAGATCTTCGCCGGGTGCTCGGCGGACCAGCTGGTTCCGCTGGTCGCCGCGCTGCGTGCACTGGAGGCCCCCGCCGGCGCCGAGCTGATGCGCCAGGGCGAACAGGCCCTGTCGTTTCTGCTGATCTCCTCGGGATCGGCCGAGGTCAGGCATGTCGGCGACGACGGCGCCGTGGTTGTCAACGAGGTTACCGCCGGCATGGTGGTCGGCGAGATCGCGCTGCTGCGCCAGGGCCTGCGGACGGCGACAGTCACCACCGTGACCCCGCTGACCGGCTGGATCGGCGACGAGGACGCCTTCCACGAGATGGTGCACGTGCCCGACGTGCTGGGGCGATTGGTGCGCATCGCCCGGCAGCGTCTGGCCGCCTACATCGACGCCGTGCCGATGCGCGACCGCAAAGGCGCCGAGCTGCTGCTGCGGCCGGTGCTGCCCGGCGACAGTGCACGAACCGTTGGGGGCCATGTCACATTCTCCGGCGAGACGCTGTATCGGCGCTTCCAGACCACCCGCACCCCGAGTCCGGCGCTGATGCACTACCTGTTCGAGGTCGACTACGTCGATCACTTCGTGTGGGTGGTCACCGAGCCCGACGGCTCGATCGTCGGCGACGGACGATTCGTCCGCGACCCGGAAAACCCGACGGTCGCCGAGGTCGCCTTCATCGTGGGCGACATCTATCAGGGCCGTGGAATCGGCACCTATCTGATGGGAGCGGTGTCGGTCATCGCCCGATTCGAGGGCGTCGAGAAGTTCACCGCGCGGGTGCTCTCGGAGAACGCGTCCATGCGGGCCATCCTCGACCGGCTGGGTGCCTATTGGCAGCGCGACGATCCGGGTGTGGTCACCACGGTCCTCGACGTTCCCGGCCCCGACCGGCTGCCGTTCGACCGTGCCACCGCCGAACGGATCAAAGAGGTTGGCCGCCAAGCGATCCAAGCCGTAGGGTGA
- the gdhA gene encoding NADP-specific glutamate dehydrogenase, which produces MSELNPKLHDIYDEVLRRNPGEAEFHQAVFEVLSSLGPVVTKHPEYVNSAVIRRMCEPERQIIFRVPWLDDNGAVQINRGFRVEFNSALGPYKGGLRFHPSVYLGIVKFLGFEQIFKNSLTGLPIGGGKGGSDFDPKGRSDNEIMRFCQSFMTELYRHLGEYTDVPAGDIGVGGREIGYLFGQYKRITNRYESGVLTGKGLTWGGSQVRTEATGYGAVFFADEILKTSKDSFEGKRAVVSGSGNVAIYAIEKIHQLGGTVVACSDSSGYIVDEKGIDLELLKEIKEVKRERIEAYAQARGGTTRFVNDGSIWDVPCQIAVPSATQNELHDSHAATLARNGCKIVAEGANMPCTPAAVKVFSEAGVTVAPGKAANAGGVATSALEMQQNASRDSWSFEYTEQRLAAIMQSIHHRCLVTADEYGAPGNYILGANIAGFIQVADAMTALGLI; this is translated from the coding sequence ATGAGCGAACTGAACCCGAAGCTGCACGACATCTACGATGAGGTGCTGCGGCGTAACCCCGGTGAGGCCGAGTTCCATCAGGCCGTTTTCGAGGTGCTCAGCAGCCTCGGGCCGGTGGTGACCAAGCACCCCGAGTACGTCAACAGCGCCGTCATCCGGCGCATGTGCGAGCCCGAGCGCCAGATCATCTTCCGCGTGCCCTGGCTCGACGACAACGGCGCGGTGCAGATCAACCGCGGGTTCCGCGTGGAGTTCAACTCGGCTCTGGGCCCCTACAAGGGCGGCCTGCGATTCCACCCCTCGGTGTACCTGGGCATCGTGAAGTTCCTGGGCTTCGAGCAGATCTTCAAGAACTCCCTGACCGGTCTGCCCATCGGCGGAGGCAAGGGCGGGTCCGACTTCGACCCCAAGGGCCGCTCCGACAACGAGATCATGCGGTTCTGCCAGTCCTTCATGACTGAGCTCTACCGCCACCTGGGTGAGTACACCGACGTCCCGGCCGGCGACATCGGCGTGGGCGGCCGGGAGATCGGCTACCTGTTCGGCCAGTACAAGCGCATCACCAACCGCTACGAGTCGGGAGTGCTGACCGGCAAGGGTCTGACCTGGGGCGGATCGCAGGTCCGCACCGAGGCCACCGGATACGGCGCGGTGTTCTTCGCCGACGAGATCCTCAAGACCTCCAAAGACTCCTTCGAGGGCAAGCGGGCCGTGGTCTCCGGCTCGGGCAACGTGGCCATCTACGCGATCGAGAAGATCCACCAGCTGGGCGGCACCGTGGTGGCCTGCTCGGACTCCAGCGGCTACATCGTCGACGAGAAGGGCATCGACCTGGAGCTGCTCAAGGAGATCAAAGAGGTCAAGCGCGAGCGGATCGAGGCCTACGCCCAGGCCCGCGGCGGCACGACGCGGTTCGTCAACGACGGGTCCATCTGGGACGTGCCCTGTCAGATCGCGGTGCCCTCGGCCACCCAGAACGAGCTCCACGACAGCCACGCCGCCACGCTGGCCCGCAACGGGTGCAAGATCGTCGCCGAAGGCGCGAACATGCCGTGCACCCCGGCCGCCGTCAAGGTGTTCAGCGAGGCCGGTGTGACCGTGGCCCCGGGTAAGGCGGCCAACGCCGGGGGCGTGGCCACCAGCGCCCTGGAGATGCAGCAGAACGCGTCGCGGGACTCGTGGAGCTTCGAGTACACCGAGCAGCGGCTGGCGGCGATCATGCAGAGCATCCACCACCGCTGCCTGGTCACCGCCGACGAGTACGGCGCCCCCGGCAACTACATCCTGGGCGCCAACATCGCCGGGTTCATCCAGGTGGCCGACGCGATGACCGCGCTGGGCCTGATCTGA
- a CDS encoding TetR/AcrR family transcriptional regulator: protein MTSAKAVKRTRTPAGGVRETRRLETRARLFEAAVAEISRFGLAGADVSAIAHAAGVARGTFYFHFPTKEHVLLELRRNEESRIVDELRTAQTGCNELTAVLSLVADRVLDAEQRLGEVIFRDMLGMQFSTTRPTDDQLTEHPLVGFVTATIAAAQAAGSVPAQADTTELGVFFLTGLFALLATGAHDSPTADALFRRYVTTIVKGMEKR from the coding sequence ATGACCTCCGCCAAGGCCGTCAAAAGGACCCGAACGCCGGCCGGCGGCGTCCGCGAGACCCGCAGACTCGAGACCCGGGCCCGGCTGTTCGAGGCAGCGGTGGCCGAGATCAGCCGGTTCGGACTCGCCGGCGCGGACGTCAGCGCCATCGCCCATGCGGCGGGGGTGGCGCGGGGCACCTTCTACTTTCACTTTCCGACCAAAGAACACGTGCTGCTGGAATTGCGCCGCAACGAAGAGAGCAGAATCGTCGACGAACTGCGCACCGCACAGACCGGCTGCAACGAGTTGACCGCGGTGCTCTCCCTGGTGGCCGATCGCGTCCTGGACGCCGAGCAGCGGCTGGGCGAAGTCATCTTCCGGGACATGCTGGGCATGCAGTTCTCGACGACGCGGCCGACCGACGATCAACTGACCGAGCACCCCCTGGTGGGGTTCGTGACCGCCACGATCGCCGCGGCACAGGCAGCGGGATCCGTTCCGGCACAAGCCGACACCACCGAGCTGGGCGTCTTCTTCCTGACGGGGCTGTTTGCCTTGCTCGCCACCGGGGCGCATGACTCCCCCACCGCGGATGCCCTGTTCCGCCGGTATGTGACGACGATCGTCAAAGGAATGGAGAAACGATGA
- a CDS encoding SCO6745 family protein has product MSTRPPQATMGGHARSDHSPSGQTVTAAGPPADGARSGVRDAWQLLEPLHAVVYFSPEPLEALRDAGYRGFWMGYFAGRAAPLGAVGAEVVHAAFYNFAYERVARALPAAWRFAPPEAALRARQAGAVAALRRQLADLADGPHVERAAELAARAVAAAPLAGRVLGAANHALPLPEEPVARLWHAATVLREHRGDGHIAALLAAGIEGRESHVLHALAAGTSRQTYAVARDFTDAEWNQLVTTLRAKGLADAGGLTPEGVRLKAQIEQQTDQLAAPAYATLTEAELREMIRALAPLTRAVAGAGEIPLDSPMGLDLRPLLDP; this is encoded by the coding sequence TTGAGCACTCGGCCGCCGCAGGCCACCATGGGTGGCCATGCGCGCAGTGATCACTCCCCGAGCGGGCAGACCGTGACCGCGGCAGGCCCGCCGGCGGACGGCGCGCGCTCGGGCGTGCGCGACGCCTGGCAGCTGCTGGAGCCGCTGCACGCCGTCGTCTATTTCTCGCCGGAGCCGCTGGAGGCGCTGCGCGATGCCGGCTATCGCGGCTTCTGGATGGGCTACTTCGCGGGCCGCGCCGCGCCGCTGGGCGCGGTCGGAGCCGAGGTCGTGCACGCGGCGTTCTACAACTTCGCCTACGAACGCGTCGCCAGGGCGCTGCCCGCCGCGTGGCGCTTCGCGCCGCCTGAAGCTGCCCTGCGGGCACGCCAAGCCGGCGCCGTCGCCGCGTTGCGGCGCCAGCTGGCGGACCTGGCCGACGGTCCACACGTGGAGCGCGCGGCCGAACTCGCCGCCCGAGCGGTGGCGGCCGCACCCCTGGCCGGCCGTGTTCTGGGGGCGGCGAATCATGCGCTGCCACTGCCCGAAGAGCCCGTGGCGCGGCTGTGGCACGCGGCGACGGTGCTTCGCGAACATCGCGGCGACGGCCACATCGCGGCCCTTCTGGCCGCGGGGATTGAGGGCCGCGAGTCGCATGTGTTGCACGCCTTGGCCGCCGGGACGTCGCGGCAGACCTACGCGGTGGCCCGTGACTTCACCGACGCCGAATGGAATCAGCTGGTGACCACGCTGCGCGCCAAAGGGTTAGCCGATGCCGGCGGACTCACGCCAGAAGGTGTTCGGCTCAAGGCGCAGATCGAGCAGCAGACCGATCAGCTCGCCGCCCCGGCATACGCCACGCTGACCGAGGCTGAACTGCGCGAGATGATCCGCGCGCTGGCGCCGCTGACCCGGGCGGTAGCGGGGGCCGGTGAGATCCCGCTGGACTCACCGATGGGGCTTGATCTCCGGCCCCTCCTCGACCCGTAG
- a CDS encoding EcsC family protein produces the protein MAPSGQPDMSPYERTQWDALLDATTGGEPAGWFDGLRRGVAGRAKDVASQVRSGVQQVPGATAAIGKMDQLTTKALEGVHTLLVQRGLHSVTPDSVFAMFAEHGASVGSYDQVRGLDLEMCDRSVPRRRERYIALAVAEGAASSLVVTGSAVSSVVSAGSTLPVAASAVVADVTAVLVGMGRIVALVAAHYGYDVREPDEQAFASGVIACCAAGDSAEKAAALASLSRLTQQMMRQASWRHIPPQQADNVIQQVWVALGFRLAKNKVAQAVPVLGAVVNGGLNARIAHRTFERAQQAYRLRFLTEKYDLDAGSWAPAVPSGSAIGIPLIDELLARSGDGAAPD, from the coding sequence GTGGCCCCGTCTGGTCAGCCGGACATGTCCCCGTACGAACGCACGCAATGGGACGCGCTGCTGGACGCGACCACCGGCGGCGAGCCGGCCGGATGGTTCGACGGGCTCCGGCGCGGCGTCGCCGGCCGGGCCAAAGACGTAGCGTCCCAAGTCCGTTCCGGGGTGCAACAAGTCCCCGGCGCCACGGCGGCCATCGGCAAGATGGACCAGCTCACCACCAAAGCGCTCGAAGGTGTGCACACCCTGCTGGTGCAACGAGGGCTTCATTCGGTCACACCGGACAGCGTCTTCGCCATGTTCGCCGAGCACGGCGCCTCGGTCGGATCCTATGACCAGGTTCGCGGTCTCGATCTGGAAATGTGCGACCGTTCGGTACCCCGCCGCCGGGAGCGCTACATCGCCTTGGCGGTGGCCGAAGGCGCGGCGTCCTCGCTGGTGGTCACGGGTTCAGCGGTGTCGAGCGTGGTCTCGGCAGGCTCCACCTTGCCGGTTGCCGCCTCAGCCGTCGTGGCGGACGTGACCGCCGTGCTGGTGGGGATGGGGCGCATCGTGGCTTTGGTTGCGGCGCATTACGGTTACGACGTCCGCGAGCCCGACGAGCAGGCGTTCGCCTCCGGGGTGATCGCCTGCTGTGCCGCCGGCGACTCGGCGGAGAAGGCCGCGGCACTGGCGTCGCTGTCCCGGCTGACCCAGCAGATGATGCGGCAGGCGTCGTGGCGCCATATCCCGCCGCAGCAGGCCGACAACGTGATCCAGCAGGTCTGGGTGGCGCTGGGATTCCGCCTTGCCAAGAACAAGGTGGCGCAAGCCGTCCCGGTCTTGGGTGCGGTGGTCAACGGCGGACTCAACGCACGCATCGCCCACCGAACGTTCGAGCGTGCCCAGCAGGCCTATCGGCTGCGGTTTCTGACCGAAAAGTACGACTTGGACGCCGGATCCTGGGCACCGGCGGTGCCATCGGGCAGTGCCATCGGCATCCCCCTGATCGACGAGTTGTTGGCCCGTTCGGGTGACGGCGCTGCCCCCGACTGA
- a CDS encoding alpha-ketoglutarate-dependent dioxygenase AlkB, with protein sequence MAIPVQESLFDFSERRELGRGAWLDVRPGWLSDASADLLGELQAAIPWRAERRRMYDRVLDVPRLVSFHDLSAGDAPHPLLAKLRRRLNDIYAGELGEPFTSAGLCLYRHGGDSVAWHGDTLGRGATQDTMVAIVSVGATRTLALRPRGGGQSLRLAQHHGDLVVMGGSCQRTWEHAIPKTAAATGPRISIQFRPRGVR encoded by the coding sequence GTGGCGATACCGGTACAGGAGTCGCTGTTCGACTTCAGCGAGCGTCGGGAGCTCGGCCGGGGAGCGTGGCTCGACGTCCGGCCCGGCTGGCTCAGCGATGCCAGCGCCGACCTGCTCGGCGAACTGCAGGCGGCCATTCCCTGGCGGGCGGAGCGCCGCCGGATGTACGACCGGGTGCTCGACGTACCGCGCCTGGTCAGTTTCCACGACCTGTCCGCCGGGGATGCGCCGCACCCGCTGCTGGCCAAGCTGCGCCGCCGGCTCAACGACATCTACGCCGGCGAACTGGGCGAGCCGTTCACCTCGGCGGGGCTGTGCCTCTACCGGCACGGGGGCGACAGCGTGGCCTGGCATGGCGACACACTGGGCCGCGGCGCCACCCAGGACACCATGGTGGCCATCGTCAGTGTCGGCGCCACCCGCACGCTGGCGCTGCGGCCCCGCGGCGGCGGTCAGTCGCTGCGGTTGGCCCAACACCATGGCGACCTGGTGGTGATGGGCGGTTCCTGTCAGCGCACGTGGGAGCACGCCATTCCCAAGACGGCGGCGGCCACCGGCCCACGGATCAGCATCCAGTTCCGACCCCGCGGGGTCCGCTAG
- a CDS encoding DUF732 domain-containing protein, with protein MKRTLGAAVLAGTAALALLGSAPAHADDASYLASLDAHGVFRSGPPNARLSAGHRFCNQLRSGATVDDVVANYVRRPSFGGPSMVDDLTTNLRPVIDIAQHELCPDTLH; from the coding sequence ATGAAACGGACTCTGGGCGCAGCTGTGCTCGCCGGGACCGCCGCCCTCGCCCTGCTCGGCAGCGCACCGGCCCACGCCGACGACGCCAGCTACCTCGCATCCCTCGACGCCCACGGCGTCTTTCGATCCGGTCCGCCCAACGCTCGCCTGTCCGCCGGGCACCGGTTCTGCAACCAGTTGCGCAGCGGCGCCACCGTCGACGACGTGGTGGCCAACTACGTGCGCCGGCCGTCGTTCGGCGGGCCCTCCATGGTCGATGACCTCACCACCAATCTGCGCCCGGTGATCGACATCGCCCAGCACGAACTGTGCCCTGACACCCTGCACTGA
- a CDS encoding DUF5642 family protein encodes MLTLRAVLALGCVCLLAACSPSPAEVSADIDKVVELKSSFSSEFAVRATSRTGIDPKLLAGTALPPGLTFDPADCSVFAVSQQLPQGVQGNMAAVAAEGKGNRFITIALETSEPVPVNEPGRTCRRIGFSGGQMRGLIETVEAPHIDGVKTMGVHRVIEAVAAGKPRVGELYNYAAYFGPYQVLVTANPLVHPGKPVTPVDTARARELLVAAVEAVRN; translated from the coding sequence ATGTTGACCCTTCGTGCGGTGCTGGCCCTCGGCTGTGTGTGCCTGCTCGCTGCCTGCAGCCCGAGTCCCGCGGAGGTTTCCGCCGACATCGACAAGGTGGTCGAGCTGAAGTCGTCCTTCAGTTCGGAGTTCGCGGTCCGGGCCACCTCGCGCACCGGGATCGACCCCAAGCTGCTGGCGGGCACCGCGCTGCCGCCGGGCCTGACCTTCGACCCGGCCGACTGCTCGGTGTTCGCGGTCAGCCAGCAGTTGCCGCAGGGCGTGCAGGGCAACATGGCGGCGGTGGCCGCCGAAGGCAAGGGCAACCGGTTCATCACCATCGCGCTGGAGACCTCCGAGCCGGTTCCGGTCAACGAGCCGGGACGCACCTGCCGCCGGATCGGCTTCTCGGGCGGCCAGATGCGCGGGCTGATCGAGACGGTCGAGGCCCCGCACATCGACGGGGTGAAGACGATGGGTGTGCACCGGGTGATCGAGGCGGTCGCGGCCGGCAAGCCCCGCGTCGGCGAGCTCTACAACTACGCCGCATACTTTGGCCCCTACCAGGTGCTGGTGACCGCCAACCCCCTGGTGCACCCGGGCAAGCCCGTCACCCCGGTCGACACCGCCCGGGCGCGTGAACTGCTGGTGGCGGCGGTGGAGGCGGTCCGCAACTAG
- a CDS encoding SDR family oxidoreductase has protein sequence MLEDVKKAMRRTGMRPMPRWRGTSPIDLRGKRVLLTGASSGIGAVAARKLAAEGATVFAVARRGDLLDDVVAQICAAGGDATAIRADLADLDQVDAVVEQVSHVDILINNAARSIRRPLIESLDRWHDVERVMALNYYAPLRLIRGLAPGMIERGDGHVINIATWRVLPESSPMFAVYNASKAALSAVSRVIDTEWGRAGVHSTTIYYPLVATPMIAPTRAYDGLAALTAEETADWMVTACKLRPIRIAPRKALALRAVDVVAPRVLNTILGRETDRLNARAGALGQQKPPAGHKDTAQ, from the coding sequence ATTCTCGAAGACGTCAAAAAAGCCATGCGCCGCACGGGCATGCGTCCGATGCCCAGGTGGCGCGGCACATCGCCGATCGATCTGCGCGGCAAGCGCGTTCTTTTGACCGGGGCATCCTCAGGGATCGGCGCAGTCGCCGCCCGCAAGCTGGCCGCCGAGGGGGCCACCGTGTTCGCCGTCGCCCGGCGCGGCGACCTGCTGGACGACGTCGTGGCACAGATCTGCGCCGCGGGCGGCGACGCCACCGCCATACGGGCCGATCTGGCCGATCTGGACCAGGTCGATGCCGTCGTCGAGCAGGTTTCGCACGTCGACATTCTGATCAACAATGCCGCCAGGTCCATCCGGCGGCCGCTGATCGAATCGCTGGACCGCTGGCACGACGTCGAGCGCGTGATGGCGCTCAACTACTACGCCCCGCTGCGACTCATCCGGGGCCTGGCTCCGGGAATGATCGAGCGCGGTGACGGGCATGTGATCAACATCGCGACCTGGCGCGTGCTGCCGGAGTCGTCGCCGATGTTCGCCGTGTACAACGCCTCCAAGGCGGCGTTGAGCGCCGTGAGCCGTGTCATCGACACCGAGTGGGGCCGCGCCGGCGTGCACTCCACGACCATCTACTACCCGTTGGTGGCGACGCCGATGATCGCGCCGACCCGTGCCTACGACGGACTCGCCGCACTCACCGCCGAGGAGACCGCTGACTGGATGGTCACCGCCTGCAAGCTGCGGCCGATCCGCATCGCGCCGCGCAAAGCGCTCGCGCTGCGCGCCGTCGACGTGGTCGCACCGCGCGTCCTCAACACCATCCTGGGACGCGAGACCGACCGGCTCAACGCCCGGGCCGGCGCGCTCGGCCAGCAGAAGCCGCCGGCCGGCCACAAGGACACAGCGCAATGA
- a CDS encoding DMT family transporter encodes MTTPGRRPENLLLGAGLTTAAFFCVALVGALAKVSGQYTSTGVLLLSQNFVGLLFVIPVAVRGGWSFVRTDRIGLHVLRSAAGTGCWYALFFAIGHIPLANATLLTYSAPLWMPLIAWAVSRQRVSALTWTGAGLGFLGVMLVLQPQAASFSMGELSALAGALFLAIAMMTVRWLGATEPMARVLFYYFLLSTLMAVPFAVADWRPLPAGVWIWLAALGFAQVFSQVLIVLAYRYAPAEKVGPCIYSVIVFTALIDWIVWHHPPALVTYAGMALVIGGGLIAVQARAAAPQIAPAPPAAGDGSVPAVPERDPLPQQ; translated from the coding sequence ATGACGACACCTGGCCGACGGCCCGAGAACCTGCTGCTGGGCGCGGGTTTGACCACAGCCGCCTTCTTCTGTGTGGCTCTGGTCGGGGCGTTGGCCAAGGTTTCCGGCCAGTACACCTCGACCGGTGTGCTGCTGCTGTCGCAGAACTTCGTCGGGTTGTTGTTCGTGATCCCGGTCGCGGTGCGAGGCGGCTGGTCGTTCGTGCGCACCGATCGAATCGGCCTGCACGTGCTGCGCTCCGCCGCCGGAACCGGGTGCTGGTACGCCCTGTTCTTCGCCATCGGGCATATCCCGCTGGCCAACGCCACGCTGCTCACCTACAGCGCGCCGCTGTGGATGCCGCTGATCGCCTGGGCCGTTTCACGGCAACGAGTTTCGGCGCTGACCTGGACGGGCGCAGGCCTCGGCTTCCTCGGGGTGATGTTGGTGCTGCAACCGCAGGCGGCCAGCTTCAGTATGGGCGAGCTGTCCGCACTCGCGGGTGCGCTGTTCCTGGCGATCGCCATGATGACGGTGCGGTGGCTCGGTGCCACCGAACCGATGGCGCGAGTGCTGTTCTATTACTTCCTGCTCTCCACGCTCATGGCGGTGCCGTTCGCCGTCGCAGATTGGCGGCCGCTGCCGGCCGGTGTCTGGATCTGGCTGGCGGCGCTGGGATTCGCCCAGGTGTTCTCGCAGGTGTTGATCGTGCTGGCCTACCGCTACGCCCCGGCGGAGAAGGTCGGTCCGTGTATCTACTCGGTGATCGTGTTCACCGCCCTGATCGACTGGATCGTCTGGCACCACCCGCCGGCCCTGGTCACCTACGCGGGCATGGCACTGGTGATCGGCGGGGGCCTGATCGCCGTGCAGGCCAGGGCCGCCGCGCCCCAGATCGCGCCCGCCCCACCGGCGGCAGGTGACGGCAGCGTCCCGGCGGTGCCGGAGCGCGACCCGTTGCCGCAGCAGTGA